The following proteins are encoded in a genomic region of Phycodurus eques isolate BA_2022a chromosome 11, UOR_Pequ_1.1, whole genome shotgun sequence:
- the emx2 gene encoding homeobox protein EMX2, with amino-acid sequence MFQPAPKRCFTIESLVAKDNPVPASRSEEPIRPAALSYAHSGQMNPFLNGFHSSGRGVYSNPDLVFAETVSHPPNSAVPVHPVAGPHGLAAHPLSSPHSQHPLFGGQQRDPSTFYPWLLHRYRYLGHRFQGNETSPESFLLHNALARKPKRIRTAFSPSQLLRLEHAFEKNHYVVGAERKQLAHSLSLTETQVKVWFQNRRTKFKRQKLEEEGSESQQKKKGSHHINRWRLATKQPSPEEIDVTSDD; translated from the exons ATGTTCCAACCCGCACCCAAGAGGTGTTTCACCATCGAGTCGCTGGTGGCCAAGGATAATCCGGTCCCGGCGTCGCGCTCGGAGGAGCCCATCAGGCCGGCGGCTCTCAGCTACGCCCACTCGGGCCAGATGAACCCCTTCCTCAACGGCTTCCACTCCAGCGGCAGGGGCGTCTACTCCAACCCGGACTTGGTGTTCGCCGAGACGGTCTCGCATCCGCCCAACTCGGCGGTGCCGGTGCATCCGGTGGCCGGGCCGCACGGGCTGGCCGCTCACCCGCTCTCGTCCCCGCACAGTCAGCACCCTCTTTTTGGCGGCCAGCAAAGGGACCCCTCCACCTTCTACCCCTGGTTATTACACAGATATAGATACTTGGGGCACAGATTTCAAG GTAACGAAACGAGTCCCGAGAGCTTCCTTTTGCACAACGCGCTGGCCAGAAAACCCAAACGAATCCGCACGGCTTTCTCCCCCTCGCAACTGCTGCGGCTCGAGCACGCTTTTGAGAAAAACCATTACGTGGTGGGTGCGGAGAGGAAACAGCTCGCGCACAGCCTTAGCCTCACAGAAACTCAG GTAAAAGTGTGGTTTCAGAACCGGAGGACGAAATTCAAGAGACagaagctggaggaggagggctCCGAGTCCCAGCAGAAGAAGAAGGGCTCGCATCACATCAACCGCTGGAGGCTGGCCACCAAACAGCCCAGTCCGGAGGAAATCGACGTGACTTCGGACGATTAA